In the Candidatus Acidiferrales bacterium genome, one interval contains:
- a CDS encoding STAS domain-containing protein, protein MQLKISSRQSGDVTVVDLEGRVVIGRENDALNEQLEKMARGGGKKLLVNLAKVTQLDSSGICTLVRGLTTAKNSEGVFKIVHAGGKVQEVLEVMHLTRAIPTFDDEAKAVASFSTTADSAPG, encoded by the coding sequence ATGCAATTGAAAATTTCCAGCCGGCAGTCGGGCGATGTCACGGTTGTGGACCTCGAGGGGCGCGTGGTCATCGGGAGGGAAAACGACGCGCTGAACGAGCAATTGGAAAAAATGGCGCGCGGAGGCGGGAAAAAACTCCTTGTGAATCTGGCGAAGGTCACGCAACTGGACAGCTCCGGGATTTGCACGCTGGTGCGAGGGCTTACGACGGCGAAAAATTCCGAAGGCGTTTTTAAGATTGTCCACGCGGGAGGCAAGGTGCAAGAAGTGCTGGAAGTGATGCACCTTACGCGCGCGATTCCCACGTTCGACGATGAGGCGAAGGCCGTCGCGAGCTTCAGCACAACCGCAGATTCCGCGCCGGGAT